The window TCGGGAAATCACCAAATGCTgcaggcttcatcctctggggggCCACGAGTGTCCGTACAAAATTTGATGGTGATCTATccagttgttgagatacttcagtctCGACCAAAGCGGTGAACCAaccgacagactgacattgtcaTCCCTTTAGACAcgttgctagcatggctagaaatacacagcctcacagagcttgtttcagattgcttgttttgtctgaccaacagtccagaattCAAAAGTATTCAATAtacaatgatgtaaaattaagaaaagcagcagattgtcacatttgagaagctgaaactagctaatgtttggtatttttgtttgataaatgatataaacgattaattgactaTCTGTCAGTGGACATACCTCTGCTGTCAGAGCCAGCGGCAACATGCTGCGTCCGATATGACTTCTCAGTCCCGAGCACCTCAATGCTGTCGCTGCTGCTCACGCTTCCTGTCATCTCCGTGGCAACCCTGGGGTCAGGGGTCAGTGTCTCAGCTTCTCCTGCCTCCAGTTTGATCGGGATCTCCTCCACGCAGGAGCTGAATGACTCCAGGCTCATTGGTTCTGACTGAAACACCTCGACACCGCTCTTGCTCCCCGTCGCCCTCTGTAGCTCTGCCTCAGcgctctccctctcctcctcctcttcgtcctctGGGCTCCACAGCTCAAACAGGAAGTTGGTGAGCGTAAGCCTCCTGGACAGCGAGTGGGAGACCCGAGCATTTCGCAGGACACTCTTGTCACCGCGGAGGcgctgctctgtgtctgccagTTGCTCCTTCATTAAGGAGAGGAAGTAGGCGTTGCAAAGCTCCTGCAGCGGCTTCAGACGGTGCTCGGACctgcaggaggtggaggggggggtgGAGGGACAGGGCTCAGGAGGCAGCAGCGCAGTAGGATCAGTAAGGGAGTCAGCTGGGTCGTAGGGCAGAAAGTCGGGCTGTTTGAGCTTCCTGTTTGGGTAGGATGTGACCTGGCGGAGGAGGTCTCTGTGATTTAAGATCGAACGCTCTACAGCTTCAAGGTCACCGGCTTTTTCTCCGACTTCTGTGAGCCCATTTACCGTCGTCAGACATTCTGTCTCCTGAAGCAAAGCCAATCGCGTGTACCTGAAGCAGAGAGAGTTATATTTAGTCAGCAGACTAAAAGAGTAATTTTTCACCAGGCTGAAAAGTAGTGTTTCACCGCCCTCTCTGGCTGAAAGCTTCAAAGCTTCATTTTACTTCAGACCACACCCAGGTTGGGCGCTCTGTCTGCTCTATACCTTGATGTGGCCGATTGGGCTTCTGCTCAGAACTGTGGGGGTGTGTAGCCACTAAACTTGACCGACATCACTCTCACTGTCCTGTTAGCTTTGTCGCATCTGCTAGTGCGggacaaattacacatttaccacatttaataattaacaaatgaaGTCTGGTCACTTCACATATTCCCAGCaaaacacaggtgttttcactcaATCTGTCTAGTCAGACCTCTGCTAAAAGTGCAGTCTCATTACGTGTCCGTCCCACGGTGCGCAAGAGCGAGGCTGCAGTTTGTACTCTGGTAGTGTGATAATGTACTAAATATGGTAATGAAACAAGCTACAATAACAACTtctacattttcaaacacagtgcAGCACTGTTTCTACTGGCCCACCAAGTGCACCCGCCTGGTTAAAGCTGAACAAAGGTAAACCCTGACCTGCATGTCCACAGGAGCTGGATGTAGGTCGCTTGAATTTAGCTTCCCCAGAACTGAACGGGAAGTGTAATGTGACAAAACGTTAAGAATAATCAAGGTTTAATTTCTCCCCTCTCAACAGGTGAAAAAAGCTAACAAGTGAGTCTGTTCGTGAGCTGCAACGATTACTCGATTGATTGACAGAAGAGTAATGGaacaactgtctttttttttttttagcaaaaaatgCCGAACATTTCCTGCTTCAggcttctccaatgtgagaattttatgcttttctttgtcgtaCATGTCAGTAGACTGAAAATTATTACTACCATTATACATTGTATATTCAGGACATAGTATATCTATGGGTCTATCTTTAAgctctatttttttcctctctatttatttatattaattttaattttacactttAGTCTATTTAgttgttttatataatttagcctagatctatctatctatctcatATTCTCTGGGTTTGGATGGTTGGTCGGACCAAAAACAGGtatttttttgctattttcctacattttattgacaaaatagattaatcgagaaaataatcagcagattcattgataattaaaacaatcgttatttgcagccctagtctgtacacacaaacacagtcctTTGAGGAGGGCTAATCAGTCAAAATAAGTGAAATCTCTTGTGTGGGTGGACCATTGGTCTGCGCTGCCTTTAATATGTAGTAGAGTCCAATGGATACTGGGCTCTGCTACTTGGATTTTCGAGGCCAATATTTGTTATCTGAGGTTTGGCAAGAATTTTTAGTGCTCTCTGGTTAACAAACTATGTAACTGAGACACTGTATCTAAATTACCTGACAAATCtctttggtatttctgtactgcaatttcttaTTACTTAGCAGCTAACATATTTGCCAATTTGGATATATCTCTGATAAGCCAACATCAGCCAAGTAACAGGTGGTGGATGCTGATGTATCAGTCAAGCtctaatatttatattaacCTGAATGTATTGTTATTGCATTGTAGAACACCCTGATCTTACTCGAGCTCGTGCAGTTTTCTCTGCAGCTCCATAGAAAACGCCTGTCTGTTTCCCGTCTTGAGGCTGTCAGACGCCTGAGAGAAGCACGACGACAGTTCGGAGAAGTTCTCCATCAGCTTCGCCTGGTCCGAGCACACATAGGCCATACAGAAAGGCCGCACCATGCCCCGAGCCTCCAGGTCGAACAGGGTCATGTGGTGAACGTACGCAAAGGCGTCCTCTGCTGAATCTCCCAGGATCACTTTGGAGTCCTCGCTGAAGTTGAGGCGGGGGCCGGGGGAGGCATGATGGGTGTGGACGGGGCCGGACGCCTGGTAGTCCACAGACATGATGCGGACGGAGAAGTGGTTGAGGTCAAAGGAACCGATGACTCTGGGGTCATCCGGTATCGTCAACACAGGCTTTGGACccacctgaaaacacagcagaggtTTGAAGAGATGCAGTACAATATAAATATTCACCGCCAATAATGACTATTTTagtatataaaaagaaaatccgaaaataaataaatgccaaCACTTTTGTCAATCAACTGTCAACACTGAGCTATAGTAAAAGGTCGGGTGTAGGGTTGAAACTATTAGTCATTCAACACACAATCCAttgccaactattttgataatcaattaattgtctAAACCatgtttaaagcaaaaacaccaaacttCAGGTTCTCcactgtgaggatttgcttctgTTATCTGGTTTATAATTGTAAACCGAATCTCTTTGAGGTTTTGCACTGTTGACTggataaaacacacatttcatcaGTCACCTCAGGCTCcgggaaattgtgatggacaatTTAtcggggagaaaaaaaattgacagattTGTcctcaatgaaaataatcattagttgcagccgtaATCCTGTATGCTCGTGCTGTAGCCGCTCACCCAAAACTACGAGACACCATTTACCAAAGTAGACAGCTATCACACTCATCAGTGTGAATTATATGAAAAGGCCGAATGCAGGgctaaaacaattagtcgattaattgatttgtgatgtgtcagaaaattaatcaggaaCAACTGACATTTTACATCTCAATgactaatcaataaaatattcaacagattcatcaacaatgaaaaaaaatccatgctGTAGTGGCAACCTGTTGAAGCAGTGTCCATaactgacagtgtgtgtttttggattttttgcaCTCAATATACAGGATTTACTAGATTCATACTAACCAACTACAGAATACTACCAGGCGCTATCATTGTATATATTTAGAGTACCAGTAAGGtccttttcagttttagttcagtttctAGTTAAAATCCCTTATGTTTATTCCTTACACAGCAATTTCAGCTCTATCATCATTATGTCCTGGTTGGATTTCATCAGTAACATGTCAGAGGCATCgacacagctgtgttttctttcacgACACCTTGATATCTGAGTTGCTGACAAATTTAACATCTTCTGTCGAATTCAACGTGAATAACCATGACACCAGATCAGAAGAGAAATTAGCTCTAAAACTTCCTCATACCAACTCTGAACTGTGGAAAGGTGCAATACAATGTGCCTTCAATTCACACtgtacttgtatttttattactatttgtGATTGTTCTAATTtatatgttggtgtgtgtgatgCTCGTTTATGGACTCAACATCTTGTGACAAGTATGTATGTAATTTGTTCTCAAGTCTCTCTTGCAAAAAAGATGTTAATCTCACTGAGACTTCCTGAATAAAGTCCAACTCACTATCAGTTGCAACACCAttaccatgaaaaaaaaccagCTACAACAATCATTTCACCAAGATATCTTTTTCACAACATAGCCActcaatgtgtatttaaaaacaaaagtaaaagatataaataaataaaacgtatttcaaattcaaaagcTTCTTTGGATTTTTATGAACTTCAGTGCtttgataaaattaaataataaaaccagcGTTAATTCACGTATGTGAATGTTGTTTGGCCAAATAACGAAGCAATgcatatcattattattactggaTCCTACAAGGTTACACCGCAGAACTATGAAACTATACTACACCACTTTATTGTACGACATATTATCATTATACACCTTAAATCCTaaagttgttattattttctattatgtTCTTCATTTATAAGGAAACCACACTATTGGTTAAAGGCCACTTTTTGCACATCTACTGtattaatgcacatttttgtaACTCGGCCTCAGGTATTGTACTGTGAATAGCTTTCTTCTTTGGATTTCTTGTGTAATATTTCTACTTAATCTTAATCTCTTCTGTATCTCTTCAatctatttttgattttttttttttttaatttttctcaattttctttGCTCTGTTCTTATCCTTTTGGTATATTTATCTTATTATATCCCTTTTACGTTATTTCATACTTCTTCTCTACTACATTTCAATATTATACTTTTGTCTCAActtatactatactatactttTGACAACTTTAGTTaatagttacttttcagatttaattttaatattaaaaaacataagcttataaaaacaatgattattaaatattaaaccagTGATTTCAAACCCTTTTGGCTTTTTAGccctctcaaaaaaaaaacaaaaaaaaaacagtgtctaGATTTAGGCTGCtggtcatgtttcagatgtctgagttgtCAGCTCCACCCAAGAGAAATTTTCCCTCTTGACAGCACGTGTTAtccaatatttcaaaaatgacagcaaaggttagagaaaagtctgaaaaattagaacaaatgtgtgtgtcagaactgcgttttttcttctctctttttcaattaatcattgcATAAACCCTCAAAATTATCTTGGGACCCATTTTCAGGGCCCAAAGAGGGACTAAACTACCACACTTTATATAACGAGGtcaaaaccagctccacctcaaccagctgctTACATATAGATGCATCAGTCATTATATTAATCTAATACTGTCATATATAATGatttatcagtcacaggggcctttttttttttttttgcgaaatgagcacttttacttttgatgctttaagtacattttgctgataatacttcagtacttttacttgtaattgagtatttttacactgttctACTGGTACTTTTAGTTAAGTACAGGATCTGAGTAGTCGTTCCACCACAGACAGAAAGCGCGGCAGCGTTttatcaaaaaattaaaaaacacccTGACCTCCTCTGAGAATTCAGCCACCAGTATGAAGTCTCTGTGAAACTGGGCGGCGGTGGTCCAGGGGTGGGACGGGGGCAAAAGGGGGACAGAGAGCTCCTCAGGTAGACCCTGAGCCCCCTGGTCCTCTTCTCCTTCCCCGAACCCTTCGGCGCCGGTGAAGGCCAGCAGGTCCGGTGACCCTATCATCTTCAGGcagtgaaggggggggggtcaaccCATGGAGGATCTTAACGGCGGCACAAAGGGGGGCTCTGATCTACGCCCGGCCTTTAGTCGGTGAGTCAGCTGTTCAGAGCGGGCGCAGCGACAACAGCCGTGCAGTTAAAAACTTGTTGCGCAGTTGGCCACAGGCATGAGGCGACGGGCAATGAAGACGCGCCACGTTAAAACTTCAAGGGGTTCATCCTACCGGCTCCCTTCTCGACGACAACTGTCGCGTAAACAAGCGGCGTTTTCGGGAACAGGCATCTGAGGAGACCTAACGGAGAAGCGAAAGTTCCCCGCGGGCGGCAGTCACACGGCTAGCTAACTTTCGTCCCAGGATTCgtgttcctcttttttctcGTTAACAGTGAGACAGCTCTCtgccttaaaaacaaaaaacaaaaactcgtGCCTCGGAGTCACGTATTTGACCGGCAAAAAGTGAGCCCTCTTCACCCTTATTTAGCCATGTGACAGACACCGGGCTGCTGCCGCGCCGGCGCCGCTCACTTGTGTCCCAGAAGCGGCGCTCCGTGAAACTCAGGTTGGGTTAATGAGGACTTCCGGTCGTcagtttcaaagtaaaatagttttttttttttttggaacatcCGCTGGAAATACACTCGGGGGGCAGATAATTAGGTACGCCTTattaaactaatgcagtctgacAGAACGGTCCTGCAATAAACTTTACCCCCACGAAGGCtataatgttcatttattttactattttaaagaggtgttgattcaactgtatggttCATTTCGGAGGATACAGGCTGGATTACTAACCGGGCAAAGTGAGCAACTGCCCCGACAGCCCCAGGCTTACTCCATATCATgtgtctacataatttgattaattgcaaattaGTTTTTTCAGCTTCGCACAACTGAAGTAGAATATCAACTCTCCGTCTTATGGTCCTGGTCTTGTGGAATGATTCTGTGTCAAAATCTTTAAGACCATAagtgctttatttctttttgttgctcCTTTGTTGTGAAGTTgagttttatcaaattgcttcagttttttttttctctgtgtcacGTAATTAACACACAGGAAACCTCAGGCCAGGGACTCTTCTTCGATAACAGGAGAACTGTAAGAGTGCAACCAACAGTTATTGTCATTTATCAACacatctgacaattattttcatgaataaTCGATTGTTTgctcagtgtataaaatgtcagaaaatggtattcatattttttctggatagctgtcaaaaaaaatgttgtttaccattatagaaaactgggaaactaacaaatattcatatttgaaaagccaataccagtgaattttttaacttttttgaattaaaaaaatgacttataCAATCAATCAGTTGTGAAATTTTTGttgcaaattcattttctttcatttgactaatcaattatttAACCTCTAGAGCAGCGGTCGGCTTCTGTATtttgcaatacagttcaacatgaccaactaactaactacatcctccaaaacgACTATGAATAAACAACTCTCTAAAACAActtcaacaaaaactaaacattacaACCTTCATACAGGTAGGACTGTTATATAGCCTAAGCCTATAAGCCTATAGCCTTGTATAGCCTAAGACTGCATTATGTTTAGCTAGCTGCAGCTAATAAACTGGAAAATGCATGCATACTCTGAGTGACCAAATAAAGAGAAACTCCTGTACTTGCAAAgtattcagtggtggaagaagtactgatttacttaagtacatatagcaataccacactgtaGGAATACTGTGCcgcaagtaaaagtcatgcattcaaaattttactttaagttaattttaattattactttatatactgATGGGTAGTGTGTAAATTTCTCCCTGGGGATCAGAGAagttttatcttatcttaaactataataatatatcataattcatctgtttggattttgtattattaatctgaatctaaAAGCTAACAACAGTAACTaaggttataaaataaatgtagtggagtaaaaagtacaatagtGCCTCtaaattgtaaaaaaagaaaaaaatgccatcaGGCACCTGTGCTCTGAGCTCTGCGGCACCGCCTGGCGGTAGAACCAGCCGCCCGCGAAAAGCAGGGCCTCCGGCGGCCACCGACCGCCACCCCTCGGCCGCGGAGGACGCATGAAGAGCAGACGCTCTCTGCCGGCTTGAACACGAGGAATGAGGACAACGACCACTAGCTCTTTCACTGTTCACATGGGGacgtctgtattttttttttagtaagtCTAAGTCACTGCGTCACATGTTAGcctaaaaagcagaaatgaatgGGTACTATCAGCTGATGGTAGTAAAATTACCCGCCGGCTCTATTATACAAATGAAAGTCACATGACATGATTTCACCGTTATGATCAATGTTTCCCTAATAGTTGCAAAAAGTTGAAAGATTTTCTATTGTAACTGTAGTTGTATGGCTCTCCCCGGGTAATTTCAGGGACTTAAACACTACAACGtaagggaaagaagaaaaaaaaaaagttggagcAACTGAGTGAGaatctaatttttaatttaatttaatttttatttgtagtttCACTGTTCAATCACAGAAAAAACCCACTTCTCTTACACCCagcaaaagaaaactgaagaaatgcccgcattcatactgtatttaaaagcaACTGCATAAAATTATTAGGCAACTTTAACCATAATTTAAAGGGTTACTTTACCCAAATAGGATTGGCAAGAGACTGAACACTATACAAGACAAAAATACTGCACACTTCAACCGTCAGTATGATAAAATATACACGCTTTGAAGTTAAATAAGCCCAACTCAGATACGCTGAATAGTTTAATAAGTGCAGCAAAACCTGGTGGGCTTCAGCAGGTCATTATTTTTCTGCATAGTAAGAATATACTGAAGGAGATTTAGGAAAATGATGCAGAGCACACTCAATCAACTAGAGGATAACTGAAGCAATAAACTGTACTCACCCTGCTGTTAATGCCTATACTGAACCCTATGTGGCCATGTTGACCATCTCTGACTCCCTCTGAAAAATGATGATCACACAACCTTAAATGCAGACTCAGCTGTGTGCGTCGGGAGTTATGATCACGTATATCCCAAAGcctcatttcaaacatttggTTAACACTTCCTCGGCTCCTGTCCTTGGCACGTCTCCTTTTCCTCTGGGCGATTTGTTTAGTTTGATTATCATTTTCACATCTGCAGCCTCCTCGTagcttcttctcctcctccttcttctcctcctcctcctcctcctccggcgCAGACATCAGTCCATGGTGCCTGCCATTTTGTCACTGTAACCGTAAACTTTTCCCTTTCATCGGTGCAGGATGGAGAAGCTAAACGAGGAGAGTTGGCAGTGTGAAGAATTCATCTTTGCCTTTAACCAAACATCACGGATGATAAAAGATTACTCcttggatttgtgtgtgtcagagcttGAGAAGTaaagtgctgtgtgtgcagagagTTATATGAGCAGTATTTCAGGCTCTGACACTGCGCAGTAGAGCATGAAGCCCATCTGGTCCACCTGGTCCTCTGACAAGCCACTCAGCAGATTGACAGCTGGTTTGAAGTAACTGTGTAACGCCCCTTGCTCGAGGTAGCCAATCAGCTCCGTGATACACTGCTGGAATCTCACATCCAGGCTGATCTCGGACCAGTCGCTCTCACTGTCACTGAGATGCAGTATGAGATTGGCCAGCGGCGCGGCTTCGAGCGGTCGCAGGGCGGGGTTCAGTCTGCACACCGCCTTCAGGATTTTAAGTGCGTGTCTGCGGTGTCCGTCGTCAGCGGCGTCGAGCTGGGCCAGACGCTGAGTTTCCCACGGGTAGAGCGACAGGTGCCAGGCATTGACCCAGGGAGAGGTCAGCTCGGGCTGGGCGGTCAGGACCACGTCCCCCTGCCTCAGCAGAGGCAACATGGAGATGAACAGGGGTGGATCACTGCTCTCTGCGCCTTCGTTTTCATTTCCAGGCCTGAAggagtaaaacagaaaagttcATTAGAAAGGACAAGCACATCAAGtttaacagacaaaaacatcataTGGATTTTAAACTTTGGCTGTGTGATACTTAATTGTTTATTGAATTTCAGTGGAATCATATTGTGAGGATATGATCATTgggatgttttcttttgtcaaaattaatgGGTTCAATGTAAAGTTTTAATGTAAAGTTTCTAATCTACACAagtgaggagttttttttttgatgatacACATactattattaaataaatttacatttttatgggatttttgcatacatttgccattttttgaCATATCAGTAGTGGAAGAATATTCTTATTAATATCATGATATTGTTTTTGATCATACTGTCCAGTCTTAGTTTCAGCAAGACTTTCTTTTAGCATCCTGTATATGAATGGCATTCAAAGGCCTGTCACTTAATGTGGCTTTAgatgttttttcattaaacacAGTGGGAATGTTGTTGTATGGACAGAAGTTTTGTTTGTTCCAAATACATTGGGTCAGCAGTGAAACCTAGCCACTTTTATTACTGAATTAGAACTGATAACTTTTCAACCCTAGAGCATGTGAACTTTATATGAGGAAACAGGTGTCAATGCTAAAATTCACTTCAATATTATATAGTGCAAAAAGCCACAACAGCTGTCATGTTAACTCATGAAAACCAGTTGCAGCTCATtttcaacactgaaaacaacagagcaatattcaagcagacacacacaccgaaTCTCCAGTCTAAGTTCTGGTCCTCCCAGTACAGGTCTGACGAGACAGTCCATAGTGCTGCTGATTGATAGCCAGTTTATAGTTTCCATGACAGCTTTACTAAACATGTTCACAACAGCTTCTGCGGACAGGTAACCACCCACAAGGTACCTACAAGACACAAGGAGAGACTGCTTTTAGAGAATGGCTTTATTTTCCAATTAAGTTCCTGTTGCATACCTATGGCCGGGATTCCCTGAAAcctcaaaatataaaatctatTATGGGTACTTCAATATAATGTCAAAGGCTGTTGTAAAAGGCTTGCATAGGTAGTATCAACCTTTACTCTTTACACATTGCTTGAATTCATTGAATTCTGTTGCTCGATGATGATCTAAAACTAAATCAGTAAGCTGCAGAGTTCAATGAAGTCTTTGTGGTTTCATCACTGTCACCTCTTATTTTACAAATATCAATTTTGATTCAACGTTGTCCGTTACTGTCCATAATGTAAGTGTAAATGTAGTTTGAGCTGAAATGATTCATCAGTTGACagaaatcaaaagcaaaaatagtgaaaaaattacaaaaatcttTTGATACCAGCCTCTCAAATAAGAGGATGtcctgattttctttgtcatatatgattataaaattaacatttttgggTTTCTGGActtttggccaaaaaaaacaagacaacttGTTGAGGgtattttttgatgtttcatagaCTATACAATTAATTGAAATAACAACTGTTTGTTTAAGCTCCACTTACAAGCATCTAAAAGTGCAGGTCGCCTGCCTGCACCTTTCTTATCTGTGTATGATCACCTGTCCCAGTAGCTCCGTCCTCTGGGAAAAT is drawn from Xiphias gladius isolate SHS-SW01 ecotype Sanya breed wild chromosome 15, ASM1685928v1, whole genome shotgun sequence and contains these coding sequences:
- the smcr8b gene encoding guanine nucleotide exchange protein smcr8b isoform X3; its protein translation is MIGSPDLLAFTGAEGFGEGEEDQGAQGLPEELSVPLLPPSHPWTTAAQFHRDFILVAEFSEEVGPKPVLTIPDDPRVIGSFDLNHFSVRIMSVDYQASGPVHTHHASPGPRLNFSEDSKVILGDSAEDAFAYVHHMTLFDLEARGMVRPFCMAYVCSDQAKLMENFSELSSCFSQASDSLKTGNRQAFSMELQRKLHELEYTRLALLQETECLTTVNGLTEVGEKAGDLEAVERSILNHRDLLRQVTSYPNRKLKQPDFLPYDPADSLTDPTALLPPEPCPSTPPSTSCRSEHRLKPLQELCNAYFLSLMKEQLADTEQRLRGDKSVLRNARVSHSLSRRLTLTNFLFELWSPEDEEEEERESAEAELQRATGSKSGVEVFQSEPMSLESFSSCVEEIPIKLEAGEAETLTPDPRVATEMTGSVSSSDSIEVLGTEKSYRTQHVAAGSDSRAETPVMPMDTSVRRAAVEAGVRRVRAYATRANSEDSIEVLSTTDSIFPDDLTAITEEEAEYQAVSNGLDNEEGTLTECKSDSVPKEEKTLNAATLENEKENELPVERDDSCVDKEEALKQTTVSGGVMLKEEPVVESLKRSQGHEENYPEKTSKLLQVEQAVELMPKWSEVHQTAYLAPDLHVNLSPPVALAELGRWSPPCAPLRLLSVEEASDCISVTCSSDPPSPTQNIHSCTRLDKRRRRKAGLRALRFLKQNSFSQHAVFCLLSGRPLVVIGADEPLVRKLVDALSLFLPDPGPDGNAVMPCLSTALQLTDLLTWRLIGIHRGVSTGLGQNNTETTIK